A single Leguminivora glycinivorella isolate SPB_JAAS2020 chromosome 25, LegGlyc_1.1, whole genome shotgun sequence DNA region contains:
- the LOC125239102 gene encoding uncharacterized protein LOC125239102 isoform X2 — protein MSDSECSVYTRTPSPEPKKIATKNIKKRKSSSAARSEVETENRRVLHSSSPTPCAQKKKTTKKARTSTSENKNVGSSSSKKSPETDIFKIIREEEKITSEGSSKTVKTTSSFTSRVSTGSSRRTTITDGFQKMADSEDIPIPFSQYAQEFELPQEFDDSDLYKKIKKNIENPKAKKRNKVNIHNKVVKRTQGHPPSFVINNHEIKGNKLIKIQIINITEDVRDQNDEQNENVLLSAQYVAGDNFDEIIDSTEALINKISKKICGYSTSY, from the exons At GTCTGACTCCGAATGTTCAGTATACACGCGCACGCCCTCACCTGAACCGAAGAAGATTGCTACAAAGAATATCAAGAAAAGGAAATCATCCTCAGCCGCAag GTCCGAAGTTGAAACAGAAAATCGACGGGTACTACATTCATCCTCACCAACACCTTGCGcgcaaaagaaaaaaacaaccaAAAAAGCACGAACGTCAACCAGTGAAAATAAGAATGTTGGCTCTAG ttcTTCCAAAAAATCGCCTGAAACCGATATCTTCAAAATCATAAGAGAAGAAGAGAAGATCACCAGCGAGGGCAGTTCGAAAACCGTCAAGACAACATCATCGTTTACCAGCCGCGTATCGACAGGTTCTAGTCGACGCACTACGATAACAGACG GTTTTCAAAAAATGGCAGACAGCGAAGACATCCCAATTCCATTTTCGCAATATGCACAAGAGTTTGAGCTACCACAAGAATTTGACGATAGcgacttatataaaaaaattaaaaagaacaTCGAAAACCCTAAAGCCAAGAAACGTAATAAAGTTAACATTCATAATAAAGTAGTGAAAAGGACTCAAGGACACCCACCATCTTTTGTGATAAATAATCATGAGATCAAAGGCAATAAACTGATCAAAATTCAAATAATCAACATAACAGAGGATGTAAGGGATCAAAACGATGAACAGAACGAAAATGTATTACTGAGCGCGCAGTATGTTGCAGGCgataattttgatgaaattattgACAGCACAGaggctttaataaataaaatttcaaaaaaaatttgtGGATACAGTACTAGTtattaa
- the LOC125239102 gene encoding uncharacterized protein LOC125239102 isoform X1 — MPFCVPCSSSVDKNKWTGHLRSTAHKTTVCSNKLLNDGVEVVESAFRMRIATYRISATNDQSLASVDAFMNSIRNKIKRLLDNSLTKHTCVKVNFELFGLFLMFKDNSQSIKSFGTKNKILYLSYDFESLFCEVVNCLKKKFEEFQDRDSGWAFVSNSHLEININKYQPLRGSSYVDLPKFIKNKKACINIQNNDQCCFLWCVTAALHPSTKHPERVSSYPNFRDVLNISQISFPVTFDDIRIFEKNNPMISLTIFGLKNNKIVVGPLYKSKVSSNQKCRKNINLLLIDDGSHPPHYVLIKDLSRLVRRQVTKHNSKIYFCETCLLFFLTQEELANHLCTGIVTVLPEKGTVIKFKHFDRKQNVPFVIYADFESLLQPTETSDSDTDTSDSLTPNTTTLHHHIPAAFGYHIVCNADPSHNRYFSYRGTDCVDKFIEAIYKDVAKIYKIVNKNTPIICNENDDQNFLNAKRCHICNHFLFSDRVRDHCHITGRYRGAAHNICNLQYKRPCFVPIFFTICLVMIAIYLSKNWGRHLETSKLYLKPKKTIFLLLNLSLSRMSIFSFVL, encoded by the coding sequence ATGCCTTTCTGTGTACCGTGTAGTTCATCTGTAgacaaaaataaatggacagGTCATCTTCGAAGCACTGCACATAAAACAACTGTATGTTCTAACAAATTACTTAATGATGGTGTTGAAGTAGTAGAGTCTGCATTTCGGATGCGCATTGCCACTTATCGTATATCAGCAACCAACGACCAAAGTCTGGCGTCTGTCGATGCGTTTATGAACTCTAttcgaaacaaaataaaacggcTTTTAGATAATTCACTTACGAAACATACGTGCGTAAAAGTAAATTTCGAGCTCTTTGGATTGTTTTTAATGTTCAAAGATAATAGTCAATCAATAAAATCATTtggaactaaaaataaaattttatacttaaGTTATGATTTTGAGTCACTGTTTTGCGAAGTTGTTAACTGTCTAAAGAAAAAATTTGAGGAATTTCAAGACCGTGATAGTGGATGGGCTTTTGTTAGTAACTCTCATTTAGAGATCAACATTAACAAGTATCAACCATTACGAGGTTCAAGCTATGTTGACCTGCCAAAgttcataaaaaacaaaaaagcatgtataaatatacaaaacaacGATCAATGCTGTTTTTTATGGTGTGTAACAGCGGCTTTGCATCCTTCTACAAAACACCCTGAAAGAGTATCATCTTATCCTAATTTTCGAGACGTTTTGAATATTTCTCAAATTTCTTTTCCAGTCACATTTGATGACATAAGAATATTCGAAAAAAATAACCCTATGATTTCAttgacgatttttggtttgaaaaataataaaattgttgtggGCCCCCTTTACAAGTCTAAAGTATCTAGTAATCAGaaatgtagaaaaaatataaaccTACTTTTAATAGACGATGGTAGTCACCCACCACATTATGTTCTAATTAAAGACTTGAGTCGTCTTGTGCGCAGACAAGTAACAAAGCATAATAGTAAGATATACTTTTGCGAAACCTGTCTGTTATTTTTTCTCACGCAGGAAGAACTCGCAAATCACTTGTGTACTGGAATAGTTACCGTTTTACCAGAAAAGGGGacagtaattaaatttaaacatttcGATCGTAAACAGAATGTTCCATTCGTTATATATGCAGATTTTGAATCGTTACTACAACCAACTGAAACTAGTGACTCTGATACTGATACTAGTGATAGTCTTACCCCTAACACTACAACTTTGCATCATCATATACCAGCTGCCTTTGGGTATCATATTGTTTGTAACGCAGATCCGAGTCATAATCGTTATTTCTCTTATCGCGGTACTGATTGCGTCGATAAATTTATTGAGGCAATCTACAAAGATGTtgctaaaatttataaaattgtgaacAAAAATACCCCAATAATATGTAATGAGAATGACGACCAAAACTTTTTGAACGCTAAACGTTGtcatatttgtaaccattttctATTTTCTGATCGGGTTCGAGATCACTGTCACATTACAGGAAGATATCGGGGAGCggcacataatatatgtaacttaCAATATAAACGTCCTTGTTTCGTACCTATTTTTTTCACAATCTGTCTGGTTATGATTGCCATCTATTTATCAAAAAATTGGGGGAGGCACCTGGAAACGTCAAAGTTATACCTAAaaccaaagaaaactatatttcttttactaaattTATCCCTATCGAGAATGAGTATTTTCAGCTTCGTTTTGTAG